The Peribacillus simplex genome contains a region encoding:
- a CDS encoding mannose-1-phosphate guanylyltransferase, which produces MKIVILAGGQGTRFWPWSVKNRPKQFLTLMSELTMLQQTYYRFRKWLPPEKIFIATTDEYVPLIKQQLNSINNDQLIIEPIQRDTGPCIALTAFNFMNDFDDEAFATVPADHYIPDDNSLPEILTLAEKLAEREFAIVTLGIKPTRPETGYGYIQAETDGIHFNQALRVKAFIEKPCLEKAEKLLKTENVYWNSGIFIWKSTTIAHYMQKFQPEIWNALTRNKGILSRHHYSLLPKISVDCAILEKAENIYMIPLDFAWDDVGNWSAWERLNKNPTDDNLVLGDVHLLSTKNCIIKSEDRKALVIGVEDLIIASTKDGVLVCHKSQEQKIKDILKNISDGRE; this is translated from the coding sequence TTGAAAATTGTTATTTTAGCAGGTGGTCAGGGTACACGGTTTTGGCCTTGGAGTGTTAAAAATAGACCAAAACAGTTTTTGACTTTAATGTCTGAACTAACGATGCTACAACAAACATATTATCGATTTAGAAAATGGTTACCACCAGAAAAAATATTCATTGCAACAACTGATGAATACGTTCCTTTAATTAAACAGCAGTTAAATTCTATAAATAACGATCAATTAATAATAGAGCCTATTCAAAGAGATACGGGACCTTGTATTGCTCTTACAGCATTTAATTTTATGAATGATTTTGATGATGAAGCTTTTGCTACAGTTCCTGCAGATCATTATATACCTGATGATAATTCCCTCCCAGAAATATTAACTCTTGCAGAAAAATTAGCAGAGAGAGAGTTTGCAATTGTAACATTAGGTATTAAGCCAACTCGTCCCGAAACGGGATATGGGTATATACAAGCTGAAACTGACGGAATACATTTCAATCAAGCACTCCGGGTAAAAGCTTTTATTGAAAAACCTTGTTTGGAAAAGGCAGAAAAACTGTTGAAAACTGAAAATGTTTATTGGAACAGTGGAATATTTATATGGAAATCCACGACTATTGCTCATTATATGCAAAAGTTCCAACCTGAAATATGGAATGCATTAACCAGAAATAAAGGGATTTTAAGTCGTCATCATTACTCACTTCTCCCTAAAATCTCAGTAGATTGCGCCATTTTGGAAAAAGCAGAGAACATATATATGATCCCTTTGGATTTTGCTTGGGATGATGTAGGAAATTGGAGTGCTTGGGAACGTTTGAATAAAAACCCTACTGACGATAATTTAGTACTTGGAGATGTACATCTATTATCTACCAAAAACTGCATTATAAAATCAGAGGACAGGAAGGCACTAGTAATTGGAGTGGAGGATTTAATTATTGCCTCCACAAAAGACGGGGTGTTAGTCTGTCATAAATCCCAGGAACAGAAAATTAAAGACATCCTTAAAAATATTTCCGATGGGAGAGAGTAA
- a CDS encoding IS3 family transposase (programmed frameshift), which yields MTKYTIDEKLHAVLEYLEGKKSYKSIAQERNVGLSPLKRWVARYLKHGMEGLASSYTNYTLPFKLEVLKYMNEYGASINETAVHYNLPSDSTLLNWANQFKEGGIDALKPKKKGRLSMKKETKKTSPANGSQEALLAELEYLRAENAYPKKVECLSSRKGSLTKKEKAKVVHELRKQFDLNLLLSISKMARSTYYYWVNAFGREDKYTEIKSLIKEIFHTHKGRYGYRRITLELRNRGARINHKTVLRLMNELGLKSLVRMKKYRSYKGNIGKIAPNILARDFKAAKSNEKWVTDVTEFHLAGEKLYLSAILDLFNGEIIAYNIESRPVYPLVSKMLDKAFDRLESKDSPILHSDQGWHYQMKQYSHDLKRHNITQSMSRKGNCLDNAVIENFFGLLKSELLYLQEFESMEHFKQELEEYIHYYNHQRIKVKLKGMSPVDYRVHALKAA from the exons TTGACTAAATATACGATAGACGAAAAATTACATGCAGTTTTAGAGTACTTAGAAGGAAAAAAATCCTATAAATCCATTGCACAAGAAAGAAATGTAGGTTTATCCCCTCTGAAAAGATGGGTCGCTCGCTATCTAAAACATGGGATGGAAGGACTTGCTTCATCCTATACAAATTACACTCTGCCCTTTAAACTAGAGGTACTTAAATATATGAACGAATATGGGGCATCGATCAACGAGACCGCTGTACACTATAACCTTCCTTCCGATTCTACACTTTTGAATTGGGCAAATCAGTTTAAGGAAGGCGGTATAGACGCCCTTAAACCAAAGAAAAAGGGGCGTCTATCCATGAAAAAAGAAACCAAGAAAACATCGCCAGCTAATGGCTCTCAAGAAGCACTTCTTGCCGAATTAGAATACTTACGTGCAGAGAATGCCTATC CTAAAAAAGTTGAATGCCTTAGTTCAAGAAAAGGAAGCCTTACAAAGAAAGAAAAAGCGAAAGTAGTCCATGAACTAAGGAAACAATTTGATTTAAATCTGCTTCTATCCATTTCTAAAATGGCACGGAGTACGTACTATTATTGGGTAAACGCCTTCGGGCGTGAGGATAAATACACAGAAATTAAATCACTTATCAAAGAGATTTTCCATACGCATAAAGGGCGTTATGGGTATCGGCGTATCACCCTAGAATTACGTAACCGAGGTGCTCGCATCAATCATAAAACAGTTCTCCGATTGATGAATGAACTAGGATTGAAGTCATTGGTTCGCATGAAGAAATATCGTTCGTACAAAGGGAACATCGGCAAGATTGCGCCCAACATTCTAGCACGTGATTTCAAGGCGGCAAAGTCCAATGAAAAATGGGTGACAGACGTCACCGAATTCCATCTAGCTGGGGAGAAACTATACTTATCGGCCATTCTTGATTTGTTTAATGGTGAAATCATCGCCTATAATATCGAATCTCGGCCTGTTTATCCGCTCGTTTCCAAAATGCTGGATAAAGCCTTTGATCGCTTGGAATCGAAAGATTCACCCATTCTCCATTCAGATCAGGGCTGGCATTATCAGATGAAACAATACTCGCATGATTTGAAAAGACATAACATTACACAAAGCATGTCCCGCAAAGGAAATTGTCTCGATAATGCGGTCATTGAAAACTTCTTTGGCTTATTAAAATCCGAATTACTCTATCTTCAAGAATTTGAAAGCATGGAGCATTTCAAACAAGAACTAGAAGAATATATCCATTACTACAATCATCAGCGAATCAAGGTAAAATTAAAAGGCATGAGCCCGGTAGATTACCGGGTTCATGCCCTCAAGGCTGCCTAA
- the manA gene encoding mannose-6-phosphate isomerase, class I: MKHPIFLQPVFKEKIWGGTALQDKFHYNIPSQNTGECWAISAHPNGQSVVSAGEFKGLSLGELWGKYPGIFGGMKKGDFPLLTKILDANNDLSIQVHPNDENANNKENGTQGKTECWYIIHCEEDSEIVLGHNANTKEELINMIENKQWDRLLKRVKIKPGDFFYVPAGTIHSLGKGILVLEIQQSSDSTYRVYDYDRVDSNGNLRELHLDKAIEVTIIPHELKETVCMVIKKDEAVITKFIDSEYFSVYKWEINGSFSYSQNERFQLVSVIEGNGQIKTAEGTSLIKKGDHFILPFDLGDFEIKGNLELIVSCP, from the coding sequence TTGAAGCACCCAATATTTTTACAACCGGTTTTCAAAGAAAAAATTTGGGGAGGCACTGCGTTACAAGACAAATTTCATTACAACATTCCTTCACAAAATACTGGTGAATGCTGGGCCATTTCTGCCCATCCAAATGGGCAAAGTGTTGTAAGTGCAGGTGAATTTAAAGGCCTTTCCCTAGGAGAACTTTGGGGGAAATACCCTGGGATTTTTGGTGGAATGAAAAAGGGGGATTTTCCACTTTTAACAAAAATTTTAGATGCGAATAATGATTTATCTATACAAGTGCATCCTAACGATGAAAATGCTAATAACAAGGAAAATGGTACGCAGGGTAAAACAGAATGCTGGTATATAATCCACTGCGAAGAAGATTCAGAGATTGTACTTGGGCATAATGCAAATACAAAGGAAGAATTAATAAACATGATTGAAAATAAGCAATGGGACCGTTTGCTTAAAAGAGTAAAAATTAAACCGGGTGACTTTTTCTATGTACCAGCTGGTACGATACATTCTCTTGGTAAAGGAATCCTTGTTTTGGAAATACAACAAAGCTCTGACTCCACTTACCGTGTCTATGATTATGACCGTGTCGACAGTAATGGTAACTTGAGAGAACTACATTTGGATAAAGCGATTGAAGTGACAATAATTCCTCATGAATTAAAAGAAACAGTCTGTATGGTGATAAAAAAAGATGAGGCAGTGATTACAAAATTTATAGATTCAGAGTATTTCTCTGTTTATAAATGGGAAATAAATGGTTCTTTTTCTTATTCACAAAACGAAAGGTTTCAATTAGTAAGTGTAATCGAAGGAAACGGTCAAATTAAGACAGCAGAAGGAACATCTTTAATCAAAAAAGGAGACCACTTTATTCTGCCGTTCGATTTAGGGGATTTTGAAATTAAAGGTAATTTAGAGCTGATCGTTTCATGCCCATAA
- a CDS encoding ABC transporter ATP-binding protein — translation MIRRFASYYLPHKRLFIIDFFSAVVVAVLELAFPLAVQWFIDTLLPGDDWSAIVSVSAGLFLLYIISTFLQFIVGYWGHKLGINIETDMREELFEHVQKQSFRFFDNTKTGHIMSRITNDLFDIGELAHHGPEDLFIAFMTFIGAFWIMLTINVKLALISVCILPFLVFLIVISNLKMNKAWKKMYTEVADVNARVEDSVSGVRVVQSFTNETYEMKRFSANNRKFRKAKLLGYKVMSLSLSGIYMMTRFMTLAVLVIGAWLTFHGQLSYGELVAFVLYVNVLFKPIDKISALMELYPKGMAGFKRFTELLDIAPDVVDKKDAIEVTALLGDISFKDVSFNYEDKKPVLKGIDLTVKAGETIAFVGPSGAGKTTICSLIPRFYDVNAGSISIDGIDIREMTKKSLRSQIGIVQQDVFLFTGTVKENIAYGMLGASDEQIQEAARKAHLETFIEGLPEGYETQIGERGLKLSGGQKQRIAIARMFLKNPPILILDEATSALDTETERIIQQALTELAENRTTLIIAHRLATIRNADKIVVVTEEGIAEEGGHDDLLKQGGIFANLHQLQFQK, via the coding sequence ATGATTCGACGTTTTGCTTCATATTACCTGCCGCATAAGCGGTTATTTATTATTGATTTTTTCAGTGCAGTGGTCGTGGCTGTACTTGAACTTGCATTTCCGCTAGCTGTTCAGTGGTTTATAGATACACTGCTGCCTGGCGACGATTGGTCTGCAATTGTTTCGGTAAGTGCCGGTTTGTTCCTCCTTTATATCATTAGTACCTTCTTACAGTTCATCGTAGGGTATTGGGGTCACAAATTGGGTATCAATATTGAGACTGATATGCGTGAGGAATTATTTGAGCATGTGCAAAAACAATCTTTTCGTTTTTTTGATAACACGAAAACCGGCCATATCATGAGCCGCATAACCAATGATCTGTTCGATATTGGTGAACTTGCTCACCATGGTCCTGAAGATTTATTCATTGCCTTCATGACTTTTATAGGTGCATTTTGGATTATGTTGACAATCAATGTGAAATTGGCACTCATATCGGTTTGTATTTTACCGTTCCTCGTTTTTTTAATTGTCATTAGTAATTTAAAGATGAATAAAGCGTGGAAAAAAATGTATACAGAAGTTGCCGACGTAAATGCCCGTGTGGAAGATAGCGTCTCAGGGGTGAGGGTTGTCCAATCCTTTACTAATGAAACATATGAAATGAAAAGGTTTTCTGCTAATAATCGCAAATTCCGTAAAGCGAAACTTCTTGGATATAAGGTAATGTCCCTTAGCTTATCAGGCATTTACATGATGACGAGGTTTATGACCCTTGCCGTGTTGGTGATAGGAGCTTGGCTAACTTTTCATGGGCAGCTCTCTTATGGTGAACTGGTTGCATTCGTCTTATACGTTAACGTATTATTTAAGCCGATCGACAAAATCAGTGCGTTGATGGAACTTTATCCTAAAGGGATGGCCGGCTTTAAACGTTTTACGGAACTTCTGGATATCGCGCCTGATGTCGTGGATAAAAAGGATGCAATTGAGGTAACCGCCCTTTTGGGTGATATTTCCTTTAAAGACGTTTCTTTTAACTATGAAGACAAAAAACCGGTTTTAAAAGGTATTGATCTAACAGTTAAAGCGGGTGAAACCATAGCCTTTGTCGGGCCTTCAGGAGCTGGGAAAACGACCATATGTTCATTGATCCCAAGATTTTATGATGTTAATGCCGGCTCGATTTCCATTGATGGAATTGATATTCGTGAGATGACGAAAAAGTCATTGCGCTCACAAATTGGCATTGTCCAGCAAGACGTGTTTCTATTCACGGGAACCGTAAAAGAGAACATTGCGTACGGAATGCTTGGCGCATCGGATGAACAAATTCAAGAAGCTGCAAGGAAAGCCCATTTGGAGACTTTCATTGAAGGACTTCCAGAAGGCTATGAGACTCAAATAGGTGAACGCGGCTTGAAATTATCGGGGGGACAAAAACAACGGATTGCAATAGCAAGGATGTTTTTAAAAAATCCGCCAATATTAATTCTCGATGAGGCAACCTCTGCACTCGATACCGAGACGGAAAGAATCATTCAGCAGGCTCTTACTGAACTAGCTGAAAACAGAACTACGTTAATCATCGCACACCGTTTGGCAACCATTCGAAACGCTGACAAGATCGTCGTTGTTACGGAAGAAGGAATTGCTGAAGAGGGCGGTCACGATGACTTACTCAAGCAGGGGGGCATTTTTGCCAATCTGCATCAATTACAATTTCAAAAATGA
- a CDS encoding MFS transporter — protein sequence MKNTSFQCLWIGQAFANLGDIFYVVGLISLLYTLTGSAFYLSLLPFTTTIFRFISSFLAPLVIDRFPLKRILVQSQGWKTILLVLLGIYITSFNHGFSVAVIFFIALISLLDGVAAPVSAALVPQLVPKDEWMKANGFLNVITQTIFVAGWPLGSVLLISTNSSIIIWLTAMFFAVSTIYTVRIEISEQPTDPVAPTNWGSIKSGWVAIRQTPTIRILISIDFITTLASSVWVAAVIYLYVEQNLQLGEEWWGYINTSYFVGMIVSGLIVIRFARLLEKYIGFFITLGLFLSSLLILLFGTTSIPALALLLACLYGLPEQIREVIYTKLFQDHAAEKTLAKIHAVWGAVINLTFAGSVLLLGYISETYSVKTTFQFSSSLIFLAFLYAMFKRKDLQGKKCDQSLSSQSSNIPR from the coding sequence ATGAAAAACACATCGTTTCAATGCCTTTGGATTGGTCAGGCGTTTGCAAATCTAGGGGATATATTTTATGTAGTCGGGTTGATTTCACTATTATATACCTTGACGGGATCTGCCTTTTATTTGAGTTTGCTTCCGTTCACTACAACGATTTTTCGGTTTATAAGCAGTTTCCTTGCCCCCCTCGTCATTGACAGGTTTCCTTTAAAAAGAATCCTTGTACAATCTCAAGGGTGGAAAACCATCTTACTCGTTTTACTAGGAATCTATATAACAAGTTTCAATCATGGTTTTTCTGTTGCCGTCATTTTCTTCATTGCCTTGATTTCATTATTGGATGGAGTCGCTGCCCCGGTCAGCGCAGCTTTGGTTCCTCAATTGGTTCCAAAAGATGAATGGATGAAAGCGAATGGTTTCTTGAATGTGATCACCCAGACCATCTTTGTAGCAGGATGGCCACTAGGTTCCGTCTTATTGATAAGCACCAACAGCAGCATCATCATTTGGCTTACGGCCATGTTTTTTGCCGTTTCAACGATCTATACAGTGAGAATCGAAATCTCTGAACAACCGACGGACCCTGTTGCTCCGACAAACTGGGGTTCCATTAAATCCGGATGGGTTGCGATTCGCCAAACCCCAACTATCCGTATACTCATTTCCATTGATTTTATAACTACTTTAGCTTCAAGCGTGTGGGTGGCTGCCGTTATCTATTTATATGTAGAACAGAACCTGCAACTTGGTGAGGAGTGGTGGGGATACATTAACACAAGCTACTTTGTCGGCATGATTGTCAGTGGATTGATCGTCATCCGTTTTGCCAGGTTACTAGAAAAATATATTGGCTTCTTCATCACTTTAGGGCTATTTCTCAGTTCACTGCTGATCCTGCTTTTTGGAACTACCAGTATTCCAGCTTTGGCTTTGCTGCTGGCATGCCTGTACGGTCTGCCAGAACAAATCCGGGAAGTGATCTACACCAAGCTATTCCAAGACCATGCAGCGGAAAAGACTCTTGCAAAAATTCATGCCGTTTGGGGAGCGGTCATCAATCTTACATTTGCCGGCTCTGTCTTACTATTAGGCTATATATCGGAAACATACAGTGTCAAAACAACGTTCCAATTTTCTTCCAGCCTGATATTCCTTGCCTTCCTTTATGCAATGTTTAAAAGGAAGGACCTACAAGGGAAAAAATGTGATCAATCACTGTCAAGTCAGTCATCTAATATTCCTAGATGA
- a CDS encoding LysM peptidoglycan-binding domain-containing protein, producing MTIVIVKKGDSLWGIATKNKVDPSKIIEVNGLESTNLVPGLALYIPNEKAVNRRYLIKSQDTLTRIGSRFGTSAAAILEANPGIVANSLKVGTEMLIPSPYKNQLITLGFAFPTSGGVVFETLEQNGDKLSYLAIVAYSFTREGNAYVDGDDLPLIAKCEQTGVKPLLMIRNFQDGDFDADLAGDVLASSVYRANLINSMLNFVREKGYGGVSMDIEFIPPARRSDYVLFLKALKEGLNELILHVNVHAKTADNPDNRIVGGHDYRGIGEAADLVAVMTIDYGYPTGPPEPISPLWWMGEVLRYALSTIPDYKLQSAFPMYGYDWIVPSNETKALSAQNAQNLAIATGTEITFDTSAASPTYSYRSENSNHVVWFEDIRSISAKYEMIDAFELVGATYWQIGLEFPQNWAFIDKNIWIIK from the coding sequence ATGACGATCGTTATTGTGAAAAAAGGCGACAGTCTTTGGGGAATTGCCACGAAAAATAAAGTTGACCCATCGAAGATAATTGAAGTCAACGGATTGGAATCAACAAATTTGGTTCCTGGCCTGGCATTGTATATTCCTAATGAAAAAGCGGTGAATCGAAGGTATCTAATTAAAAGTCAGGATACCCTTACTAGAATCGGCAGTCGTTTTGGTACAAGTGCAGCGGCAATCTTGGAGGCCAATCCAGGAATCGTTGCAAACTCGCTAAAAGTCGGTACGGAAATGTTGATTCCGTCCCCTTACAAAAATCAATTGATTACGCTGGGTTTTGCCTTCCCGACTTCAGGTGGAGTAGTGTTTGAAACACTTGAGCAGAATGGTGATAAATTATCATATTTAGCCATTGTAGCTTATTCGTTTACAAGGGAAGGAAATGCATACGTTGATGGTGATGATCTCCCTCTTATTGCGAAATGCGAGCAGACAGGTGTGAAGCCGCTACTGATGATCCGGAACTTTCAAGATGGTGATTTTGATGCTGATTTGGCTGGTGATGTCCTTGCCAGTTCAGTATACAGAGCGAATTTAATCAATAGTATGCTGAATTTCGTTAGGGAGAAAGGCTATGGCGGTGTCAGTATGGACATCGAATTCATCCCACCTGCCAGGCGTTCAGATTATGTGCTTTTTTTAAAAGCATTGAAGGAGGGGTTAAACGAACTGATCCTGCATGTGAACGTACATGCAAAAACAGCGGATAATCCTGATAATCGAATTGTAGGTGGACATGATTATCGGGGGATCGGAGAGGCAGCCGACCTTGTTGCCGTGATGACCATTGACTATGGGTATCCAACTGGCCCGCCTGAACCCATTTCCCCACTTTGGTGGATGGGAGAGGTTCTTCGTTATGCTTTGTCGACCATACCTGATTATAAACTGCAGTCGGCATTTCCGATGTATGGATACGATTGGATAGTACCAAGCAACGAGACGAAAGCATTATCAGCTCAAAATGCCCAAAATCTTGCCATTGCAACCGGCACTGAAATAACCTTTGACACTTCAGCGGCTTCACCTACCTATTCTTATCGAAGTGAGAATTCGAACCATGTCGTTTGGTTTGAAGATATTCGATCGATAAGCGCAAAATATGAAATGATTGATGCATTTGAACTGGTAGGTGCAACTTATTGGCAGATTGGTTTGGAATTCCCGCAGAATTGGGCGTTTATAGATAAGAATATCTGGATTATAAAATAG
- a CDS encoding (S)-benzoin forming benzil reductase encodes MKTFIITGASKGLGAAIAKGCLRTSDHCFLVSRTAHPEMQRIADRSGTKLTFISMDLNETEKLPTLVNEILAAVDEASDIYFINNAGVIEPIKPVGNLGIVNLETSMRVNFMAPIVLADEFVKQTKDWNRKKVLVNISSGAAKNPYHGWAAYCSTKAGLEMFTRVAGLEQDKTSFPTSLISFSPGVMDTEMQGTIRSADERDFSDRDKFHEYKEKGMLRSPEFVAGKLLQLLEAEDLENGKFYDIKNLL; translated from the coding sequence GTGAAAACGTTTATAATCACAGGAGCTTCAAAAGGTTTAGGTGCTGCCATCGCCAAAGGATGTTTGCGGACGAGTGATCATTGCTTTTTAGTTTCCCGTACAGCCCATCCTGAAATGCAGCGGATTGCTGATAGATCCGGGACGAAACTTACATTTATTTCGATGGACTTGAATGAAACTGAAAAGTTACCTACCTTAGTCAATGAGATTCTTGCTGCTGTCGATGAAGCAAGTGACATTTATTTCATTAATAATGCAGGTGTCATTGAACCGATAAAGCCGGTAGGAAACCTTGGAATAGTAAATTTGGAAACAAGCATGCGGGTGAATTTCATGGCACCCATCGTATTGGCTGATGAATTCGTTAAACAGACAAAGGACTGGAACAGAAAGAAGGTATTGGTCAACATATCTTCAGGAGCAGCAAAAAACCCTTACCATGGCTGGGCAGCCTATTGCAGCACTAAGGCTGGGCTAGAAATGTTCACACGGGTTGCAGGGTTGGAGCAGGATAAAACATCTTTCCCTACGTCTCTCATTTCTTTTTCACCAGGTGTAATGGATACGGAGATGCAAGGGACAATCCGCTCAGCAGACGAACGGGACTTTTCCGATCGAGACAAATTTCATGAATATAAAGAAAAGGGCATGTTAAGAAGCCCCGAATTTGTGGCAGGTAAACTTTTGCAGCTTCTTGAAGCGGAAGATTTGGAGAATGGGAAGTTCTACGATATTAAGAATTTACTTTGA
- the cls gene encoding cardiolipin synthase, which produces MEFTHVTSVLLGLVIILNILFATIVIFFERREASTTWAWLLVLYFLPVVGFILYLLFGTSLRHAHLFQWEDKKKIGIEEILDKQMEELSTDHFPFRNASSSNYRDLIYMHLRNNDAVLTEDNQVDIFTEGKNKFEQLFKDIEAAENHIHIQYYIIQKDGLGKRFIEALTKKANEGVKVRLLYDELGSRGMTKSFFREFRQAGGRVEAFFPSKLKFINLRLNFRNHRKLVIIDGKVGYVGGFNVGDEYLGLNPKFGFWRDTHLRIKGSAVKAIQTRFILDWNQASKHHDITYQPHYFPVLKPQGNIDLQIVTSGPDSEWEQIKNGYIKLISSAKKSILIQTPYFIPDASLLDALRIASLSGLDVKIMIPNKPDHLFVYWATTFNAGQLLRAGAKIYIYDNGFIHAKMIVVDEEVSSVGTANIDVRSFKLNFEVNAFIYDEGMAETLTRIFYKDVEVCRQLTIEEFEKRSKWIRFKESIARLVSPIL; this is translated from the coding sequence ATGGAATTTACGCATGTTACATCGGTTTTGCTCGGCCTCGTCATCATTCTAAATATTTTATTTGCCACGATTGTCATATTTTTTGAAAGAAGGGAAGCGAGCACGACCTGGGCTTGGTTATTGGTGTTATATTTTCTGCCTGTAGTCGGTTTTATCTTATATCTCCTTTTTGGAACGAGTTTAAGGCACGCCCACTTATTCCAATGGGAGGACAAGAAGAAAATCGGGATTGAAGAAATCCTTGATAAACAAATGGAAGAGCTTTCAACGGATCATTTTCCATTTCGAAATGCTTCTTCAAGTAATTACCGTGATTTGATTTATATGCATCTCCGGAACAATGATGCCGTGCTAACTGAAGATAATCAAGTCGATATTTTTACGGAAGGAAAAAATAAGTTTGAACAGCTTTTTAAAGATATTGAAGCGGCCGAAAACCATATACACATACAATACTACATCATTCAAAAGGACGGCCTGGGTAAACGATTCATTGAGGCTTTGACTAAAAAAGCGAATGAAGGCGTCAAAGTTCGGCTGCTTTATGACGAGCTGGGTTCGAGAGGGATGACTAAAAGTTTCTTCAGGGAATTTAGGCAGGCTGGAGGAAGAGTGGAGGCATTCTTTCCATCCAAATTAAAATTTATAAATTTACGGCTGAATTTCCGTAACCATCGAAAGCTCGTCATCATTGATGGAAAAGTAGGGTATGTTGGAGGCTTTAATGTTGGGGATGAATATTTAGGGCTTAATCCAAAATTCGGTTTTTGGCGTGATACACACCTTCGAATAAAGGGTTCGGCTGTCAAAGCCATTCAAACCCGTTTTATCCTGGATTGGAATCAGGCATCAAAGCACCATGATATAACTTATCAACCTCATTATTTCCCTGTTTTAAAGCCTCAAGGCAATATAGATTTGCAAATAGTGACAAGTGGGCCAGATTCTGAATGGGAACAAATTAAAAATGGCTATATTAAATTAATATCTTCAGCAAAGAAATCGATTCTCATTCAAACACCTTACTTCATACCGGATGCAAGTTTATTGGATGCACTCAGGATTGCCAGCTTATCAGGGTTAGATGTAAAAATCATGATTCCGAATAAACCTGATCACCTTTTCGTTTATTGGGCAACAACTTTCAATGCAGGGCAGTTATTAAGAGCGGGAGCTAAGATATACATCTATGATAACGGCTTTATTCATGCGAAGATGATCGTGGTCGACGAAGAGGTCTCCTCGGTGGGGACAGCTAACATTGATGTCCGAAGTTTTAAATTGAACTTTGAAGTCAATGCCTTCATTTATGATGAAGGAATGGCCGAGACACTGACAAGGATCTTTTATAAGGATGTCGAAGTCTGCAGGCAGCTTACAATTGAAGAGTTTGAAAAGCGTTCAAAATGGATTCGTTTTAAAGAGTCCATTGCAAGGCTGGTATCACCCATATTATAA
- a CDS encoding metal-sensitive transcriptional regulator: protein MEYDKQVKNRVKRIEGQLRGILKMMEENKDCRDVVTQLSATRSAIDRTIGVIVSSNLVECVREANESGEKNPEELVKEAVNLLVKSR from the coding sequence ATGGAATATGATAAGCAAGTAAAAAATAGAGTGAAGCGAATTGAAGGACAGCTGCGTGGGATATTGAAAATGATGGAGGAAAACAAAGATTGCAGAGATGTTGTAACGCAGTTATCTGCCACTAGATCTGCAATCGATAGGACAATTGGGGTAATTGTAAGTTCAAATCTTGTAGAATGCGTCCGGGAGGCTAATGAATCCGGAGAAAAGAATCCCGAAGAGCTAGTGAAAGAAGCTGTGAATTTATTAGTGAAAAGCCGATAA
- a CDS encoding CoxG family protein, giving the protein MSEGVHSIILPVSIKTVWGFVSSIDRWAPLVPGYINHEMVNEWTLIWEFKSDLGLMKKKIKLEVKILEWIEPDKVTFKLKGLNEKFDGHGYFLAEQCGSGQTKMTGCLAITAKGAKAPIVNALLKTYVPQMTIEFSEAVAQSLLVQK; this is encoded by the coding sequence TTGTCAGAAGGTGTGCATAGTATCATTTTACCTGTTTCAATTAAAACTGTATGGGGATTTGTAAGTAGTATAGATCGTTGGGCACCTCTTGTCCCAGGATATATCAATCATGAGATGGTAAATGAGTGGACACTCATATGGGAGTTTAAAAGCGATTTGGGATTAATGAAGAAGAAAATTAAACTTGAAGTGAAGATATTGGAATGGATTGAACCCGATAAGGTAACATTTAAACTTAAGGGATTAAATGAAAAATTTGATGGGCATGGCTATTTTTTAGCAGAACAGTGCGGAAGTGGACAGACTAAAATGACTGGCTGCCTGGCGATTACGGCAAAAGGAGCCAAAGCCCCTATCGTCAATGCTTTGTTAAAAACCTACGTTCCCCAAATGACGATCGAGTTTTCTGAGGCAGTTGCACAAAGTCTCCTAGTACAAAAATAG